The DNA window ATGACGTAAGCCTTCAGCGGCTCGAAGCCGTTGAAAGCAACCGCCGAGTAGGTCGTCGTATAGGCACCGGTGCCTTCGATCAGAACCTCGTCGCCAATCGTCAGAGACAGCGGCAGCGGATAGAGGTTCTTTTCATACAGCACGTCGGCCGAGTCGCAGGTCGGGCCGGCGATCACGCAAGGTTCCATCTCGCCGCCGTCGCGCTCCGTGCGGATCGGGTAACGGATGGCCTCGTCCATGGTTTCGGCGAGACCGCCGAACTTGCCGATGTCGAGGAAGACCCAGCGGGCGTCGTCATTGTCCGACTTCTTGGAGATCAGCACGACTTCCGCCTTGATGACACCGGCATTGCCGACCATGCCGCGACCCGGCTCGATGATCGTCTGCGGGATCTGGTTGCCGAAATGGGTGCGCAGCGCCTGGTAGATCGACTTGCCGTAAGCTTCCGCGGACGGAACGTCGCGCAGATACTTGGTCGGGAAGCCGCCGCCCATGTTGACCATCTGCAGGTGGATGCCCTGCTTGGCAAGCTGGACGAAGACGCGCTTGGCGTCGGCAAGAGCCGAATCCCAAGCATCGACCTTGGTCATCTGCGAGCCGACATGGAACGAGACGCCGTAGGACTGCAGGCCGAGCTGATGGGCATAGACGAGAACGTCGACCGCCATCTGCGGAACGCAGCCGAACTTGCGCGACAGCGGCCACTCGGCGCCTTCGCCATCGGTGAGCACGCGGCAGAAGACACGGGCGCCGGGAGCGGCGCGCGAGATCTTCTCGACTTCCTCGTGGCTGTCGACCGCAAAGAGGCTGACGCCGAGCGCATGAGCGCGGGCGACATCACGTTCCTTCTTGATCGTGTTGCCATAGGAGATGCGGGCAGCGGTCGCACCGGCTTCCAGCGCCATTTCGATTTCGGCAACGGATGCGCAATCGAAATTGGAGCCGAGCCCTGCGAGCAGCTTCAGCACTTCCGGAGCCGGGTTAGCCTTGACGGCATAGTAGATGGCGCTGTCCGGCATGGCGTGACGGAAGGCGTGGAAATTGTCGCGAACGACATCGAGGTCAACCACGAGGCAGGGACCGTCGGGACGTCGGGTTGCGAGAAAGTCGCGGATGCGCTGGGTGGTCATAGTCGTTCCCTCTTCCAGTTCCAGAACTCCGGCATGAACCGGAGGACAAAGGGCATACGAGAACTCGCATTGGAACCAGCCGGTGGAGACCCCGGAACCATAGCAAGCGCTCGATGCGCGGATAGTGAACCAACGCCGCGGACGCGGTGTAAGTTCGGCTTTGTCTGCCATGGATTGGAGGGAGAGTCCCAACCGCACTTCCGGCAATGATGGTGTGCCTCTTCAGTAACCCCCGCTGATGGAAAGCAGGGAGAGAACAAAAAGGCCCGCACCGTCGTTGCTTCAGGCGTCCTCGCATTTTCCGGTTGGCCGGAATAGCGACTGGAGGGGTTAATTCCAGGTACCTTACCGATTTCCTCACCAATTCGAGGGTTCGGCGGACACCCATGGGCACGTGCGACTTTGGGCTGATTGGGAAATAAGAATATTCGCCTCCATAATCAAGCGAATTTTTGATCCTCTGGGCAAAAAAATATTTGAACAGCGCTGGCCAATTTGTTCAACGTTCCAAAACAGTTTTAGGAAGCATCATGGATACCTTGACGCGCATACGCGCCTTCATCGATGTCGTCGAGGCCGAAGGCTTTTCCGCCGCCTCCAGGCGCACCGGCCGCTCGAAGGCGCTGCTGTCCAAATATGTGCGCGAACTGGAAGACGAGCTCGGCGCGCTGCTGCTCAACCGCACCACCCGGCAGTTCTCCATGACGGAGGCCGGCCACACCTATTATCGCAGCGCCTCGGATATTCTTAAGGAGATCGACAATCTTGCCGATCTCGTGCGCGAAAACAATGCACAGCTGAAGGGGCGGTTGCGCGTTTCCGTCCCCCGCACCTTCGTCGATGCGGACGTCGGTCAGTCGCTAATCGATTTCTCCAGCGAAAACCCGGACCTTTCGCTGGAGATCGCCGCCGACGACCGTTTCGTCGATCTGATCGAGGAAGGGTTCGACGTGGCGATTCGCATCAGCAAGCTCGAAGATTCCGGCATGATTGCCCGCAAGATTTCAGATTTC is part of the Rhizobium bangladeshense genome and encodes:
- a CDS encoding LysR family transcriptional regulator; translated protein: MDTLTRIRAFIDVVEAEGFSAASRRTGRSKALLSKYVRELEDELGALLLNRTTRQFSMTEAGHTYYRSASDILKEIDNLADLVRENNAQLKGRLRVSVPRTFVDADVGQSLIDFSSENPDLSLEIAADDRFVDLIEEGFDVAIRISKLEDSGMIARKISDFRVHLCATPNFLERHPDLEHPSDISNLPFIVDTNSRTQGSIRFHNPDNTTFAVAVSGPIEVNSPHATLRAALAGIGIALIPDFIARRPIESGELVTLFNDYIPTDRGIYAVYPHRRYLPAKVRIFVDYLHNWFKKHP
- the odc2 gene encoding ornithine/lysine decarboxylase, producing MTTQRIRDFLATRRPDGPCLVVDLDVVRDNFHAFRHAMPDSAIYYAVKANPAPEVLKLLAGLGSNFDCASVAEIEMALEAGATAARISYGNTIKKERDVARAHALGVSLFAVDSHEEVEKISRAAPGARVFCRVLTDGEGAEWPLSRKFGCVPQMAVDVLVYAHQLGLQSYGVSFHVGSQMTKVDAWDSALADAKRVFVQLAKQGIHLQMVNMGGGFPTKYLRDVPSAEAYGKSIYQALRTHFGNQIPQTIIEPGRGMVGNAGVIKAEVVLISKKSDNDDARWVFLDIGKFGGLAETMDEAIRYPIRTERDGGEMEPCVIAGPTCDSADVLYEKNLYPLPLSLTIGDEVLIEGTGAYTTTYSAVAFNGFEPLKAYVI